From Aedes albopictus strain Foshan chromosome 1, AalbF5, whole genome shotgun sequence, one genomic window encodes:
- the LOC134290969 gene encoding uncharacterized protein LOC134290969 yields MKRRREFMKKKFELMEEIAEVQSCPVPGARTTDPLTKMKGWLQKQRQAENESVAADDDEHDSDDDTEDNMDDDEDDDAGDTESSSEYAADEEGDNSSGETEPESDDSEDDSSSADESYHERGDEHHEERFSPRERSTPVHVRASRTSNREKHSRASATLSRDQIAARQVVSCDLPKFGGSPEEWPMFISTFESTTRMCGYRDEENMIRLRNCLKDEAFASVRSFLMHPSMVSKAISVLKLRFGQPHMIISTLREKVLATPPIRTDSIKKLVDYALAVQNLCSTIDACGRKEYMRDATLMQELVCKLPSAIKLDWARHSKTLAKVTLSTFSDWIFTIAEDASIVANPRKSHSYEQEPRNKRQGKVFVNTHVESSPSVAGGQKVTGNRPNVVSSGKTSMEGPTICPTCKGSCRTAAKCKRFLDLSYEAKWAAVRELRICRRCLRQHGGNCNSKPCGVNGCTFKHNSLLHKSLVAPGEVTGSPGSPNPAKANEERSINTHRVETGLELFRYIPVTLFGPTKQVECYAFLDDGSELTLLDEQIAKDLDLIGGAKPLCLKWTGGTHRFEEKSRCVDIRTSISAGRRFELSGVRTVEALELPYQSLNVEVLQEKYKHLRSIPVESYNRVQPRILIGVKHANVSLVRRCREGKEGEPIAVKTHLGWTIFGACSKQESSNGGSHIYHICACKLQNGEQLHLAVKQYFSLDSLGIMMPVAASVSKDDERALMLLSSLTQVTGNRYQTGLLWRSDNIRLPDSRPMALQRLKCLERRLAKNADLKLAYDGKLAEYETKGYIRKVTQKEIEQNKGHSWYLPTFPVINPNKPGKIRIVWDAAATAHGVSLNSMLLTGPDLLSSLVAVLNQFRENRIGICGDIREMFLQIGIRRKDQFYQLFLWNDNVNQEEPSTYVVPNAQRFRAEFPVAVEVIEKKHYVDDMLASTETEDEAIDLAKSVKHVHAQGGFDIRNWVSNSAKVLNALNESPTSEKSLNLAADIATEKVLGMWWNTSTDCFTFKICWTRFDAVLFDGSRAPTKRELLRILMSIFDPLGLISQFLMILKVTLQEVWRKGLKWDDQIEGKQLDDWQTWTKLLPKLEELQIPRCYRQMTTTGAQIQMHTFVDAGDKGMAAVVYLRFEENGIIECALVGAKTRVAPLKYLSTPRLELQAAVIRARLSNSTMKSLSLSVSQRFFWCDSRNVLCWLRSDHRRYSQYVAARTSEILDTTEVNEWNWIKSEWNVADDGTKWTGQVQMKSDDRWFLGPAFLQKAERDWPVIPYNQETTTEELRTSVLVHRKIRDPVVVASDYSSWNRLLKVTAYVQRFVYNLQAKRQGLVSHQGPLSSEELRQAQLYHFRQAQQEVYHEEMLVLKEGSKNGENVRKQLQQYSRSQIYKMSPCVDEDGVLRMNSRAAKCPFLFPDEKFPIILPDNHPVTKILLVDFHESTSLCMMALNNFIARRGTPVCFYSDRGTNFVGASKELRDALKAIDKHERAKECTTPATSWQFNPPSSPHMGGSWERLIQSVKRNLTEVLKCRRPTDEELRSALTQIESVLNSRPLTDVPVDNDHRIKVKKHIPPSVTRKAEAEYIADTIKRHYAKLDKLTLKCYSLHLKLANEYPEGFPLFLIKVKRAEEW; encoded by the exons ATGAAGCGACGACGGGAGTTCATGAAGAAAAAGTTCGAGCTGATGGAGGAAATTGCTGAGGTACAAAGCTGTCCAGTGCCAGGGGCCCGAACAACAGATCCTTTAACGAAGATGAAAGGTTGGCTCCAGAAGCAGCGTCAAGCCGAAAATGAATCAGTAGCGGCGGATGACGATGAGCACGATAGCGACGATGACACGGAGGACAACATGGACGACGACGAGGATGATGACGCCGGAGATACCGAATCAAGCTCGGAGTATGCGGCCGACGAAGAAGGTGACAACTCGTCGGGCGAAACGGAACCGGAAAGCGACGATAGCGAAGACGATTCTAGCTCAGCAGACGAATCATACCACGAGCGAGGTGATGAACACCATGAGGAAAGATTTTCTCCTAGGGAACGTTCAACTCCGGTACATGTGAGGGCTTCTAGAACGTCAAATCGGGAGAAGCATTCCCGAGCTAGTGCCACGCTTTCCCGCGACCAGATTGCCGCACGTCAGGTTGTGTCATGTGATCTCCCGAAGTTTGGCGGCAGCCCAGAAGAATGGCCGATGTTCATATCGACATTCGAAAGTACGACAAGGATGTGTGGCTACAGGGACGAGGAGAATATGATCCGTCTTCGAAACTGTTTAAAAGACGAAGCGTTTGCCTCTGTGCGGAGCTTTCTGATGCATCCGTCGATGGTTTCGAAAGCGATTAGCGTCCTGAAACTTAGGTTCGGTCAACCGCACATGATCATCAGCACGTTGCGCGAGAAGGTGCTAGCTACGCCACCGATAAGAACTGATTCGATCAAAAAGCTAGTAGACTATGCACTTGCCGTACAGAACTTGTGTTCGACTATCGATGCGTGTGGGCGGAAGGAGTATATGCGTGATGCGACTCTGATGCAAGAACTCGTTTGTAAGCTCCCCTCCGCTATTAAACTGGATTGGGCGAGGCACAGCAAAACACTAGCGAAGGTGACCCTATCAACCTTCTCCGATTGGATTTTCACGATTGCGGAAGATGCAAGCATCGTAGCAAACCCTCGAAAGTCCCACAGCTACGAGCAGGAGCCACGCAATAAGCGACAAGGAAAGGTTTTCGTCAACACTCACGTTGAATCTTCTCCATCGGTAGCGGGTGGCCAGAAGGTTACTGGCAATCGGCCGAACGTCGTTTCTAGCGGCAAAACCTCGATGGAAGGACCGACCATATGCCCTACTTGCAAGGGCAGCTGTCGAACTGCAGCGAAGTGTAAGCGTTTCCTCGATCTCTCCTATGAAGCAAAATGGGCAGCCGTTCGCGAGCTCAGAATATGCCGTCGTTGCCTACGACAGCATGGAGGTAACTGCAACAGCAAGCCGTGTGGAGTCAACGGGTGTACATTCAAGCATAATTCGCTTTTGCACAAGAGCCTCGTTGCACCAGGTGAAGTCACAGGCAGCCCGGGTAGCCCTAACCCGGCCAAGGCGAATGAAGAACGCAGTATCAACACACACCGCGTCGAAACTGGCCTAGAACTGTTCCGGTACATCCCTGTAACGTTGTTTGGGCCGACGAAGCAAGTGGAGTGCTACGCTTTTCTTGATGATGGATCCGAGCTGACGTTGTTGGATGAGCAGATCGCCAAGGATTTGGATTTGATCGGTGGTGCGAAGCCGTTGTGTTTGAAGTGGACTGGAGGAACTCACCGCTTCGAGGAGAAGTCAAGATGTGTGGACATAAGAACTTCCATATCGGCGGGAAGAAGGTTTGAACTAAGCGGAGTGCGGACGGTTGAAGCGCTTGAGCTACCATATCAAAGCTTGAACGTCGAGGTACTTCAGGAGAAGTATAAGCATCTGCGCAGTATCCCAGTGGAGTCGTATAATCGTGTCCAACCAAGGATCCTAATAGGAGTCAAGCATGCCAATGTTTCGTTGGTAAGACGGTGCCGAGAGGGAAAGGAAGGCGAGCCCATCGCCGTGAAGACCCATCTGGGGTGGACGATCTTCGGAGCTTGTTCGAAGCAAGAATCGAGCAACGGCGGGAGCCACATCTATCACATTTGTGCGTGCAAGCTACAGAACGGTGAACAACTGCACCTGGCAGTGAAGCAGTACTTCAGTCTGGATAGCCTGGGAATCATGATGCCAGTTGCGGCCTCAGTATCTAAAGACGACGAGAGGGCCTTGATGTTGCTCAGCTCGCTCACGCAGGTCACCGGCAATAGATACCAAACCGGACTGCTCTGGCGTTCCGATAATATTCGCCTTCCGGACAGCCGGCCAATGGCCTTACAGCGGCTCAAGTGTCTAGAAAGGCGTCTAGCCAAAAATGCCGATCTGAAGCTTGCCTACGATGGGAAACTAGCAGAATACGAAACGAAAGGGTACATTAGAAAGGTAACCCAGAAGGAGATAGAGCAAAACAAAGGTCACTCTTGGTACCTTCCCACGTTTCCGGTTATAAATCCCAACAAGCCAGGAAAGATCCGTATTGTATGGGATGCAGCAGCAACCGCACATGGAGTAAGTCTCAACTCTATGCTGCTTACTGGTCCAGACTTGTTAAGCTCGTTGGTGGCTGTCCTGAACCAATTTCGGGAAAACCGCATAGGCATTTGTGGAGACATTCGCGAAATGTTTCTCCAGATCGGAATACGTCGAAAGGACCAGTTCTACCAGCTGTTTCTATGGAACGACAACGTGAATCAGGAAGAACCCAGCACGTACGTTGTCCCC AATGCTCAGAGGTTCCGTGCCGAGTTCCCCGTGGCAGTTGAAGTCATTGAAAAAAAGCACTATGTGGACGACATGCTTGCCAGCACCGAAACGGAAGATGAAGCCATCGACCTGGCAAAGTCGGTGAAACACGTTCATGCTCAAGGCGGCTTTGATATAAGGAACTGGGTTTCTAATTCCGCCAAAGTTTTGAATGCGCTGAACGAAAGCCCGACGAGTGAGAAGTCCCTAAACCTTGCAGCCGACATTGCGACGGAGAAAGTCTTGGGGATGTGGTGGAACACCTCAACCGACTGCTTCACCTTTAAGATCTGCTGGACCAGGTTTGACGCAGTATTGTTTGACGGAAGCAGAGCGCCTACCAAACGTGAACTTCTTCGGATCCTGATGAGTATCTTTGATCCGTTGGGACTCATTTCGCAATTCCTAATGATCCTCAAGGTTACACTCCAAGAAGTATGGCGTAAGGGACTGAAATGGGACGACCAGATAGAAGGCAAGCAGCTCGACGATTGGCAGACGTGGACAAAATTGCTACCGAAGCTGGAGGAACTCCAAATACCTCGATGTTACCGCCAGATGACAACAACTGGAGCCCAGATTCAAATGCACACATTCGTGGACGCTGGAGATAAAGGGATGGCTGCAGTCGTGTATCTACGGTTCGAAGAAAATGGAATCATCGAATGTGCTTTAGTCGGGGCGAAAACACGGGTTGCACCATTGAAGTACCTGTCAACGCCGCGTTTGGAACTCCAGGCTGCTGTCATCAGAGCGAGATTATCCAACAGCACTATGAAGTCATTGTCTCTTTCAGTGTCGCAGCGCTTCTTCTGGTGCGACTCACGTAACGTACTGTGCTGGTTACGTTCCGATCACCGTCGTTACAGCCAGTATGTTGCGGCGAGAACGAGTGAAATTCTAGACACTACGGAAGTTAACGAATGGAACTGGATCAAATCGGAGTGGAACGTAGCAGATGATGGCACCAAATGGACCGGGCAGGTGCAGATGAAGTCCGACGATCGCTGGTTTCTAGGGCCGGCATTTTTGCAGAAAGCGGAGCGAGATTGGCCAGTTATCCCGTACAACCAAGAAACTACGACCGAAGAGCTTCGTACCAGTGTTCTGGTGCACAGGAAAATTCGGGATCCAGTGGTTGTGGCTAGTGACTACTCTAGCTGGAATCGTCTGCTAAAAGTTACGGCATATGTACAGCGATTCGTGTACAATCTACAAGCGAAACGACAGGGATTAGTTTCACATCAAGGACCATTGTCTAGTGAAGAATTGCGACAGGCTCAGCTGTACCATTTTCGGCAGGCGCAACAAGAGGTGTATCACGAAGAGATGTTGGTGCTGAAGGAGGGGTCGAAAAATGGAGAGAACGTGCGGAAGCAATTGCAACAATACAGTCGCAGCCAGATCTACAAGATGAGCCCATGCGTGGACGAAGACGGAGTTTTGCGAATGAACAGCCGAGCTGCGAAGTGCCCTTTCCTGTTTCCGGACGAAAAATTCCCGATAATACTTCCGGACAACCATCCGGTCACCAAAATTCTCCTAGTGGATTTCCATGAGAG CACCAGCTTATGCATGATGGCGTTGAACAATTTCATCGCTCGTCGAGGCACACCAGTGTGCTTTTACTCCGATAGAGGGACGAATTTCGTCGGCGCGTCCAAAGAGCTACGCGACGCTCTGAAGGCGATTGATAAGCACGAAAGGGCGAAGGAGTGCACAACACCAGCTACATCTTGGCAGTTTAACCCACCGTCCAGCCCCCACATGGGCGGTAGCTGGGAGAGGTTGATCCAATCGGTGAAGCGGAATTTGACGGAAGTGCTAAAGTGTAGGCGACCAACGGACGAGGAACTACGCAGTGCGTTGACACAGATCGAATCTGTTCTCAACAGTCGCCCACTTACTGATGTTCCCGTGGACAATGA TCATAGGATTAAGGTCAAGAAGCACATCCCACCCAGCGTCACCAGGAAGGCCGAAGCAGAGTACATCGCAGACACCATCAAACGCCACTACGCCAAGTTGGACAAACTGACACTTAAGTGCTATTCCCTGCATTTAAAGTTGGCCAACGAATATCCGGAAGGTTTCCCATTGTTCCTCATCAAGGTAAAGCGAGCAGAGGAATGGTGA